The Mycolicibacterium boenickei genome has a segment encoding these proteins:
- a CDS encoding HNH endonuclease signature motif containing protein, which yields MFDRLSDVELIDQISAATRAESMAIAARLAAIGALDRLREQELVDRIYWRTDPFEEVSAEVSAAMRISRGRGGTQVHHARVLRDKLPQVAARFAVGDIDYRVVRMIIARTETTDPSVWAELDAELAARAAQWMRLSEKQLRVRVDHWVATHDPNGQRIPPDLAQDRFVQIDAGSPGTATIWANVDAEDGAALDQRLDALADTVCEHDPRSRERRRADAIGPLARLEAQLVCRCGRDDCPAAQKRAAADAAVVHVLAEQATLDGTSNDPGYLPGYGILPADRVRDLAGRARLKPVRVPAASSAPATPGAVADTSEATEPGEAMTATDTADSGVPGETSAPTGSGEVAEPGESADLSEPAESDGSAPRSAPAASEASRPGYRPSVALSEFIRWRDLTCRFPGCDAPVQRCDIDHTVPYPQGPTHPSNTKLYCRAHHLLKTFCPGWSDRQLPDGTVQITTPTGHTHTTEPHGAAIFPTLGIPTGDLDPEPPGPTPNANPHRAVKMPKRSRTREQDRHDRINQERQLRAELNHDIETERQYQAWLAEEHGPPPPF from the coding sequence ATGTTCGATAGGTTGTCTGATGTGGAGTTGATCGACCAGATCAGCGCTGCCACGCGGGCCGAGTCGATGGCGATCGCGGCCCGGCTGGCCGCGATCGGGGCGCTGGACCGCCTGCGTGAGCAAGAACTCGTCGACAGGATTTACTGGCGCACCGACCCGTTCGAAGAAGTCTCGGCAGAGGTATCGGCGGCGATGCGGATCAGCCGGGGCCGCGGCGGCACCCAGGTGCATCACGCCCGAGTGCTGCGCGACAAACTGCCCCAGGTGGCGGCCCGCTTCGCCGTCGGCGACATCGACTACCGGGTGGTGCGCATGATCATCGCCCGCACCGAGACCACCGACCCCTCGGTGTGGGCCGAACTGGACGCCGAACTCGCCGCCCGGGCGGCTCAGTGGATGCGGTTGTCGGAAAAACAACTGCGCGTACGGGTCGATCACTGGGTGGCCACCCACGACCCGAACGGGCAGCGGATACCGCCGGATCTGGCGCAGGACCGGTTTGTACAGATCGATGCGGGCAGCCCGGGTACGGCCACGATCTGGGCGAATGTGGATGCCGAGGACGGCGCGGCGCTGGATCAACGCCTGGATGCGTTGGCCGACACGGTGTGTGAGCATGATCCGCGCAGCCGGGAGCGGCGCCGCGCCGACGCGATCGGACCGCTGGCGCGGTTGGAAGCCCAGTTGGTGTGCCGGTGCGGGCGGGATGATTGCCCGGCCGCGCAGAAACGGGCGGCCGCGGATGCGGCGGTGGTACATGTGTTGGCCGAGCAAGCCACCCTGGATGGCACCTCGAACGATCCGGGATATCTACCCGGGTACGGGATCCTGCCCGCCGACCGAGTGCGTGACCTGGCGGGCAGAGCCCGGCTCAAGCCGGTGCGGGTACCTGCCGCATCCAGCGCTCCGGCCACACCGGGTGCGGTGGCTGACACGTCTGAGGCGACCGAACCCGGCGAGGCGATGACAGCGACCGACACGGCTGACTCCGGTGTGCCGGGAGAGACCAGCGCGCCAACCGGATCCGGTGAGGTGGCTGAGCCCGGCGAGTCGGCTGACTTATCTGAGCCGGCCGAATCCGACGGGTCTGCTCCACGCAGCGCCCCCGCCGCCTCTGAGGCCTCCAGGCCGGGGTATCGACCCTCGGTGGCGTTGTCGGAGTTCATCCGCTGGCGGGATCTGACCTGCCGCTTCCCCGGCTGCGACGCACCCGTGCAACGCTGCGACATCGACCACACCGTGCCCTACCCCCAAGGCCCGACCCATCCCTCCAACACCAAGCTCTACTGCCGCGCCCACCACCTACTCAAAACGTTCTGCCCCGGCTGGTCAGACCGTCAATTACCCGACGGCACAGTCCAAATCACCACACCCACCGGCCACACCCACACCACCGAACCCCACGGCGCCGCCATATTCCCCACCCTCGGCATCCCGACCGGCGACCTCGATCCCGAACCACCAGGCCCGACCCCGAACGCAAACCCGCACCGGGCCGTGAAGATGCCCAAACGCTCACGCACCCGCGAACAAGACCGCCACGACCGCATCAACCAAGAACGACAACTACGCGCCGAACTCAACCACGACATCGAAACCGAACGCCAATACCAAGCCTGGCTCGCCGAAGAACACGGACCACCCCCACCATTCTGA
- a CDS encoding FAD-dependent oxidoreductase codes for MLVGGPAARDLDVLSVDARRKAVLEPLIGHIGPEVLDPVSWHEKSWHTDEYVGDIHWAGTETASDHAGYIEGAIESGLRVAQEVAQALAVTAS; via the coding sequence GTGCTCGTCGGCGGACCTGCGGCCCGTGACCTCGACGTCCTCAGTGTCGACGCACGCCGAAAGGCTGTGCTGGAACCCCTGATCGGTCACATCGGGCCGGAAGTGCTCGATCCGGTCAGCTGGCACGAGAAGTCATGGCATACCGATGAATACGTCGGCGACATCCACTGGGCGGGCACCGAAACCGCAAGTGATCACGCCGGATACATCGAAGGCGCGATCGAGTCCGGCCTCCGTGTGGCGCAGGAGGTCGCCCAGGCGCTGGCCGTGACAGCCAGCTAG
- a CDS encoding GNAT family N-acetyltransferase — protein MTNTVVRATSPDDLDAISSIYAHHVETGVATFELIPPHREEWERRLATARERELPFLTAVLDDEIVGYAYCAPWKLRPAYRHTVENSIYLTPQCAGRGIGTALLQGLLDGCAAAGIREVIAVVVDTDEAAASLALHRKHGFAEAGRLRAVGHKHGRWLDTVLLQCSLPVSS, from the coding sequence ATGACCAACACCGTCGTCCGCGCTACGTCACCGGACGACCTCGACGCGATCAGCTCCATCTATGCCCACCATGTCGAGACCGGAGTGGCCACGTTCGAGTTGATCCCGCCGCACCGCGAGGAGTGGGAGCGCCGGCTGGCGACGGCTCGGGAACGTGAATTGCCGTTCCTCACGGCGGTACTCGATGACGAGATCGTCGGCTACGCGTACTGCGCGCCGTGGAAGCTCCGGCCGGCCTATCGGCACACCGTCGAGAACTCGATCTATCTCACCCCGCAGTGCGCCGGCCGCGGTATCGGAACGGCGCTGCTGCAAGGGCTTCTGGACGGCTGCGCTGCAGCAGGCATCCGTGAGGTCATCGCCGTGGTGGTCGACACCGACGAGGCAGCGGCATCCCTTGCCCTGCACCGCAAGCACGGCTTCGCAGAAGCCGGCCGCCTGCGGGCGGTGGGCCACAAGCACGGACGATGGCTCGACACGGTGCTGCTGCAGTGCAGCCTCCCGGTCAGCAGTTGA
- a CDS encoding fatty acid desaturase family protein codes for MTHYTLTPEQFETFGAELDAIREKAIADLGERDATYIRDIIKMQRKLEIGGRALLFLPPAWPVGTVMLGLSKILDNMEIGHNVMHGQYDWMGDPALRGQNFEWDSACPSNQWRHSHNYMHHTYTNIVDMDRDIGYGVLRMSEDQKWSPYYLGNPLYAFLLMVFFQYGVALHELETERIRTGEIKLRDKKDMLREMWAKVRKQTVKDYVAFPLLAGPFAPFVFAGNMTANLMRNVWSYTIIFCGHFPEGTHEFTIEETQDETRGQWYYRQLLGSANLSGGKWFHIFSGNLSFQIEHHLFPDIPAHRYAEISGEVKEICQRYGLPYNTGPIHKQFASVVRKIVRLAFPWGSKPKDPEPVVAESTAKESARHPASQPICEPELVNC; via the coding sequence ATGACTCACTACACCTTGACCCCCGAACAGTTCGAAACCTTCGGCGCCGAACTCGACGCCATCCGTGAAAAGGCGATCGCCGATCTCGGCGAGCGCGACGCCACCTACATCCGCGACATCATCAAGATGCAGCGCAAGCTCGAAATCGGCGGCCGCGCTCTGCTGTTCCTGCCGCCGGCCTGGCCCGTCGGCACCGTGATGCTCGGACTGTCGAAGATCCTCGACAACATGGAGATCGGCCACAACGTCATGCACGGCCAGTACGACTGGATGGGCGATCCGGCGTTGCGGGGCCAGAACTTCGAATGGGATTCGGCCTGCCCGTCGAATCAGTGGCGCCACTCGCACAACTACATGCACCACACCTACACCAACATCGTCGACATGGACCGCGACATCGGTTACGGCGTCCTGCGCATGAGCGAGGACCAGAAATGGAGCCCCTACTACCTGGGTAATCCCTTGTACGCCTTCCTGTTGATGGTGTTCTTCCAGTACGGCGTCGCGCTGCACGAGCTCGAGACCGAGCGCATCCGCACCGGTGAGATCAAGCTGCGCGACAAGAAGGACATGCTGCGCGAGATGTGGGCGAAGGTCCGCAAGCAGACCGTCAAGGACTACGTGGCCTTCCCGCTGCTCGCCGGCCCGTTCGCGCCGTTCGTGTTCGCGGGCAACATGACTGCCAATCTGATGCGCAACGTGTGGTCTTACACCATCATCTTCTGCGGGCATTTCCCCGAGGGCACCCACGAGTTCACCATCGAGGAAACCCAGGACGAGACGCGTGGGCAGTGGTACTACCGCCAGCTGCTGGGTTCGGCGAACCTGTCCGGCGGCAAGTGGTTCCACATCTTCAGCGGCAACCTGTCGTTCCAGATCGAACACCACCTGTTCCCGGACATCCCGGCGCACCGTTACGCCGAGATCTCCGGTGAGGTCAAGGAGATCTGCCAGCGCTACGGGCTGCCGTACAACACCGGCCCGATCCACAAGCAGTTCGCCTCGGTGGTCCGCAAGATCGTCCGGCTGGCGTTCCCGTGGGGCAGCAAGCCCAAGGATCCCGAGCCCGTTGTGGCCGAGTCCACAGCCAAAGAGTCCGCACGACACCCGGCTTCGCAGCCGATCTGCGAGCCCGAACTCGTCAACTGCTGA
- a CDS encoding ferredoxin reductase, giving the protein MFTQTIARRVLAAPRVSALANLLTGPHGVDRYTELVEPTWTLGDARAKVIAVRRQTPRSVTLTLEPNAAFAGFRAGQHINLSVEINGRRRTRCYSPASAEGARHLELTVGRHDGGLVSNYLCDHAYPGMVLGLDSVGGDFVLPAVLPRRILFVSGGSGITPVMSMLRTLRAQAFTGEITFIHYARGVDEACYRTELAAMGSAGVRILHGYTRDGVAGDLDGYFGPAHLAEAFAGAEPDAVFVCGPPALVDAVREVRPDAHSESFVPPVFAVPTGSTGGTVRFADSDVEVTDDGQPLLVQAEAAGLTPESGCRMGICHTCTRSKTRGAVRNLITGAISTADCEDIEICVTAPVGDVVIDL; this is encoded by the coding sequence ATGTTCACTCAAACAATCGCAAGGCGGGTGCTGGCGGCACCGCGCGTGAGTGCGCTCGCAAACCTGCTTACCGGCCCGCACGGAGTTGATCGCTACACCGAGCTGGTCGAGCCGACCTGGACGCTGGGCGACGCCCGCGCCAAGGTGATCGCGGTGCGGCGGCAGACGCCGCGCAGCGTCACGCTGACCCTCGAACCCAATGCGGCTTTCGCCGGCTTTCGGGCTGGGCAGCACATCAATCTCTCCGTCGAGATCAACGGACGACGCCGCACCCGGTGCTACTCGCCGGCCAGTGCCGAAGGGGCTCGCCACCTGGAGCTGACCGTCGGTCGCCACGACGGCGGGCTGGTATCGAACTACCTGTGCGACCACGCCTACCCCGGCATGGTTCTCGGGCTCGATTCGGTCGGGGGCGATTTCGTCCTGCCCGCCGTGCTTCCCCGACGCATCCTGTTCGTCTCGGGTGGCAGCGGTATCACCCCGGTGATGTCGATGCTGCGTACGTTGCGTGCACAGGCGTTCACCGGCGAGATCACCTTCATCCACTACGCACGTGGCGTCGACGAAGCCTGCTACCGCACTGAGTTGGCCGCCATGGGCTCGGCCGGGGTGCGGATCCTGCACGGCTACACCCGCGACGGGGTCGCCGGGGATCTGGACGGATACTTCGGTCCCGCTCACCTGGCGGAGGCGTTCGCCGGCGCTGAGCCCGATGCGGTGTTCGTCTGTGGCCCGCCGGCATTGGTCGACGCGGTGCGTGAGGTTCGTCCCGACGCGCACTCGGAGAGCTTCGTGCCACCGGTGTTCGCAGTGCCGACTGGATCGACCGGCGGCACCGTCCGATTCGCCGACAGCGACGTGGAGGTGACCGACGACGGCCAACCGCTTTTGGTTCAGGCCGAGGCTGCCGGCCTCACCCCGGAAAGCGGTTGCCGCATGGGCATCTGCCACACCTGCACGCGATCCAAGACTCGCGGCGCGGTTCGCAACCTGATCACCGGCGCGATCTCCACCGCCGACTGCGAGGACATCGAAATATGCGTCACCGCACCCGTCGGCGACGTCGTCATCGACCTTTGA
- a CDS encoding TetR family transcriptional regulator, producing the protein MNRRTPNSRTSTSRPRRTESSSRSRDTLSREERKEATRRAIITAALTLLEDRSFSALSLREVTREAGIVPAAFYRHFDSMDALGLVLIDESFRSLRDMLRGARAGKLDPHHVIESSAEILIGSFNDRREHWRFIARERSSGVSVLRYAIRTEIRLITSELAIDLARFPALKDWSSEDLNILANLFVNAMISIAESLEDAGDAAAVDAIHRTAVKQLRMIAVGVNGWHSTG; encoded by the coding sequence GTGAACAGACGTACGCCCAATTCACGAACATCCACGTCACGACCGCGACGAACCGAATCGTCGTCGCGGTCGCGGGACACGCTGTCCAGGGAAGAGCGCAAAGAGGCCACCCGGCGCGCGATCATCACCGCAGCGTTGACCCTGCTGGAAGACCGCAGCTTCAGCGCGCTGTCCCTGCGGGAGGTCACCCGGGAGGCGGGCATCGTGCCCGCCGCGTTCTACCGGCACTTCGACTCGATGGATGCGCTCGGCCTGGTGCTCATCGACGAGTCGTTCCGGTCCCTGCGCGACATGCTTCGCGGTGCGCGCGCCGGCAAGCTCGACCCCCATCACGTCATCGAATCCTCGGCCGAGATCCTGATCGGCAGCTTCAACGACCGGCGCGAACACTGGCGGTTCATCGCCCGCGAACGCTCCAGCGGGGTCTCGGTGCTGCGCTACGCCATTCGCACCGAGATCCGGTTGATCACCTCGGAGCTCGCGATCGACCTGGCCCGGTTCCCCGCCCTCAAGGACTGGAGCAGCGAGGATCTCAACATCCTGGCCAACCTGTTCGTCAACGCGATGATCTCGATCGCCGAGAGCCTGGAAGATGCAGGAGACGCGGCGGCAGTCGACGCCATTCACCGCACCGCGGTCAAACAACTACGGATGATCGCCGTCGGCGTCAACGGGTGGCACAGCACCGGCTAG
- a CDS encoding enoyl-CoA hydratase/isomerase family protein, whose amino-acid sequence MSPAQPLDLAYPRPDIAVITLNRPDKLNALSYELVEALHATLDEIAANNECRVVVLTGAGRGFCSGLDLSDPNPPEAGGGTEFPRSGMRWQERIANLTVKLHRLRQPVIAAVNGAAYGGGFALAAASDIRIAGPAAKFCTQFIKLGIGGCDIGVSYTLPRIIGAGPAFDLILTARAVDAPEALRLGLVTRVVDDTADLLGAALEIAETLCGYGKFGLESTKQVLWANLDAGCLETALHVENRSQILSVGTGSLSGSAQFTKRK is encoded by the coding sequence ATGTCCCCTGCGCAGCCACTCGACCTTGCCTACCCGCGGCCCGATATCGCCGTCATCACGCTCAATCGGCCCGACAAGCTCAATGCGTTGTCGTACGAACTGGTCGAGGCGCTGCATGCCACGCTCGACGAGATCGCGGCGAACAACGAGTGCCGGGTCGTGGTGCTCACCGGCGCCGGACGCGGATTCTGCTCGGGCCTGGACCTGAGCGATCCGAATCCACCCGAGGCCGGCGGCGGCACCGAGTTTCCCCGCTCCGGCATGCGCTGGCAGGAACGCATCGCGAACCTGACGGTCAAGCTGCACCGGCTGCGCCAGCCCGTCATCGCCGCGGTCAACGGCGCGGCCTACGGCGGTGGCTTCGCGCTGGCCGCGGCCAGCGACATCCGCATCGCGGGCCCGGCGGCGAAGTTCTGCACGCAGTTCATCAAGCTCGGTATCGGCGGCTGCGACATCGGGGTGAGCTACACCCTGCCCAGGATCATCGGTGCCGGCCCCGCGTTCGACCTGATCCTGACCGCGCGGGCGGTCGACGCACCCGAGGCACTGCGGCTCGGCCTGGTCACCCGGGTGGTCGACGACACCGCGGATCTGCTCGGCGCCGCCCTGGAGATCGCCGAAACTCTGTGTGGTTACGGGAAATTCGGTCTGGAATCGACCAAGCAGGTGCTGTGGGCCAATCTCGATGCCGGCTGCCTGGAAACGGCTCTCCACGTGGAGAACCGCAGCCAGATTCTGTCGGTCGGCACCGGCAGCCTGAGCGGGTCCGCCCAGTTCACGAAGCGCAAGTGA
- a CDS encoding SDR family NAD(P)-dependent oxidoreductase: protein MNRETFDHLFDMTDRTVIVTGGTRGIGLALAEGFTLAGARVVVASRKADACERAAEHLRELGGQAIGVPTHSGNIDDLGVLVERTVAEFGGIDVVVNNAANALAQPLGQMTPEAWAKSYEVNLRGPVFLVQHALPHLKASPKAAVLNMVSVGAFNFAPALSIYASGKAALMSVTRSMAAEFAPLGIRVNALAPGPVDTDMMRNNPQEAIDLMKGGTLMKRLATPDEMVGAALLMCSDAGSYMTGQVVIVDGGGTPR from the coding sequence GTGAACCGTGAGACTTTTGACCATTTGTTCGACATGACCGACCGGACCGTGATCGTGACCGGTGGCACCCGTGGCATCGGATTGGCTCTCGCCGAGGGCTTTACGCTGGCCGGCGCGCGCGTGGTGGTCGCCAGCCGCAAGGCCGATGCCTGCGAACGGGCCGCCGAGCATCTGCGCGAGCTCGGGGGACAGGCGATCGGAGTGCCCACGCACAGCGGCAACATCGACGATCTCGGTGTGCTGGTGGAGCGCACGGTCGCCGAGTTCGGCGGGATCGACGTGGTGGTCAACAACGCCGCCAACGCGCTCGCGCAGCCGTTGGGGCAGATGACGCCGGAGGCCTGGGCCAAGTCCTATGAGGTGAACCTGCGCGGGCCGGTGTTCCTGGTGCAGCACGCGCTGCCGCATCTGAAGGCCAGCCCGAAGGCGGCGGTGCTGAACATGGTGTCGGTCGGAGCGTTCAATTTCGCGCCGGCGCTGTCGATCTACGCCTCGGGCAAGGCCGCGCTGATGTCGGTGACCCGCTCGATGGCGGCCGAATTCGCCCCGCTGGGCATCCGCGTGAACGCTTTGGCGCCGGGACCGGTCGACACCGACATGATGCGCAACAACCCGCAGGAGGCCATCGACCTCATGAAGGGCGGCACTTTGATGAAGCGCCTGGCCACCCCGGACGAGATGGTCGGTGCCGCGCTGCTCATGTGCTCGGACGCAGGCAGTTACATGACCGGGCAGGTGGTCATCGTCGACGGTGGTGGCACACCTCGATGA
- a CDS encoding pseudouridine synthase, with product MRERPPLPVRDGLGPARLRLLGGNVYDELEQRFGIGAKVLAGEVVLPDGTTVDATTTLPAGAHVYFYRDLVDEVEVPFDIPVLYRDDDIVVVDKPHFLATMPRGGHVVQTALVRLRRELGLAELSPAHRLDRLTAGVLLFTARREVRGRYQRLFAEGGTRKTYLARSDGTATVPLPATLRSRIIKHRGQLQAFEEPGEPNAETYIEDMANGLYRLSPRTGRTHQLRVHMASIGLPIIADSLYPNVIDVAPDDFGSPLQLLAHRLEFTDPITGEDREFVSSRVLG from the coding sequence TTGAGAGAGCGCCCGCCGCTGCCGGTGCGTGACGGTCTGGGCCCGGCGCGGCTGCGCCTCTTGGGCGGCAATGTGTACGACGAGCTGGAGCAGCGGTTCGGCATCGGCGCGAAAGTGCTTGCCGGAGAGGTGGTCCTGCCGGACGGCACGACGGTCGACGCGACGACGACGTTGCCTGCCGGCGCGCACGTCTACTTCTACCGCGACCTGGTCGACGAGGTGGAGGTGCCGTTCGACATTCCGGTGCTGTACCGCGACGACGACATCGTGGTGGTCGACAAGCCGCATTTCCTGGCCACCATGCCCCGTGGCGGGCACGTCGTGCAGACCGCGCTGGTGCGGCTGCGTCGCGAACTGGGTCTGGCGGAACTGAGCCCCGCGCACAGGCTGGACCGGCTGACCGCGGGTGTGCTGCTGTTCACCGCGCGCCGCGAGGTCCGGGGCCGATATCAGCGGCTGTTCGCCGAGGGCGGTACTCGCAAGACGTATCTGGCTCGCTCCGACGGCACGGCGACGGTGCCGCTGCCTGCCACATTGCGCAGCCGGATCATCAAGCACCGCGGGCAGTTACAGGCTTTCGAGGAGCCCGGCGAGCCCAACGCCGAGACGTACATCGAGGACATGGCAAACGGGTTGTACCGGCTGTCGCCGCGGACCGGGCGGACGCATCAGTTGCGCGTGCACATGGCCTCGATCGGGTTGCCGATCATCGCTGACTCCCTGTACCCCAACGTGATCGACGTAGCACCCGACGATTTCGGGAGTCCGCTGCAGCTGCTGGCCCACCGCCTCGAGTTCACCGACCCGATCACCGGCGAAGACCGCGAGTTCGTCAGTTCCCGCGTATTGGGCTGA
- a CDS encoding glycerol-3-phosphate dehydrogenase/oxidase, which translates to MTDPISAPGDGQTFLGPQQRAQAWQRLGSEQFDVVVIGGGVVGAGAALDAATRGLKVALVEARDFASGTSSRSSKMFHGGLRYLEQLEFGLVREALYERELSLTTLAPHLVKPLPFLFPLTNRWWERPYIAAGIFLYDQLGGAKSVPAQKHLTKAGALRLAPGLKRSSLIGGIRYYDTVVDDARHTMTVARTAAHYGAVVRSSSQVVALLREGDRVVGVTLRDSEDGAITEVRGHVVVNATGVWTDEIQALSKERGRFRVRASKGVHIVVPRDRIVSEVAIILRTEKSVLFVIPWGTHWIIGTTDTDWNLDLAHPAATKADIDYILGHVNTVLATPLTHDDIDGVYAGLRPLLAGESEETSKLSREHAVAVPSPGLVAIAGGKYTTYRVMAADAIDAAAEFIPARVAPSITEKVPLMGADGYFALINQTEFVGKHYGLHPYRVRHLLDRYGSLIGEVLKMAEDKPELLAPITDAPVYLKVEAYYAAAAEGALHLEDILARRMRIAIEYPHRGVDCAREVAEVVAPVLGWTAEDVDREVATYIARVEAEVLSQTQPDDESADALRQAAPEARAEILEPVPLN; encoded by the coding sequence GTGACTGACCCGATCTCAGCACCGGGCGATGGGCAAACCTTCCTCGGTCCGCAGCAAAGGGCGCAAGCCTGGCAACGACTCGGCAGCGAACAATTCGACGTGGTGGTGATCGGCGGCGGTGTCGTCGGCGCCGGTGCGGCGTTGGACGCGGCCACCCGGGGACTGAAAGTGGCATTGGTCGAGGCCCGTGACTTCGCGTCGGGCACGTCCAGTCGCAGCTCCAAGATGTTCCACGGCGGGCTGCGCTACCTCGAGCAGTTGGAGTTCGGGCTGGTTCGCGAGGCCCTGTACGAGCGGGAGCTGAGCCTGACCACGCTCGCACCGCACCTGGTGAAACCGTTGCCGTTCCTGTTCCCGCTGACCAACCGCTGGTGGGAGCGGCCGTACATCGCGGCGGGCATCTTCCTCTATGACCAGCTCGGTGGCGCGAAATCCGTTCCGGCACAAAAGCATCTGACCAAGGCCGGGGCGCTGCGGTTGGCTCCCGGGCTCAAGCGCAGCTCGCTCATCGGCGGGATCCGCTACTACGACACGGTCGTCGACGACGCCCGCCACACCATGACCGTGGCGCGTACCGCCGCCCACTACGGCGCGGTGGTGCGCTCGTCCAGCCAGGTGGTGGCGTTGCTGCGCGAAGGTGATCGCGTGGTGGGTGTCACGCTGCGCGATTCCGAGGACGGGGCCATCACCGAGGTGCGGGGCCATGTCGTGGTCAACGCCACCGGGGTGTGGACCGACGAGATCCAGGCATTGTCCAAGGAACGCGGCCGGTTCCGGGTGCGTGCCTCCAAGGGTGTGCACATCGTGGTGCCACGCGACCGGATCGTCAGCGAGGTGGCGATCATCCTGCGCACCGAGAAATCGGTGCTGTTCGTCATTCCGTGGGGCACGCACTGGATCATCGGCACCACCGACACGGACTGGAATCTGGACCTCGCGCATCCCGCCGCGACCAAGGCCGACATCGACTACATCCTGGGCCACGTCAACACGGTGTTGGCCACCCCGCTGACCCACGATGACATCGACGGCGTGTACGCGGGGCTGCGTCCGCTGCTGGCCGGTGAGAGTGAGGAAACCTCCAAGCTCTCGCGTGAGCACGCCGTCGCGGTGCCCTCGCCGGGTCTGGTGGCCATCGCGGGCGGGAAGTACACCACCTACCGGGTGATGGCGGCCGACGCGATCGACGCTGCCGCGGAGTTCATCCCGGCCCGGGTGGCCCCCTCGATCACCGAGAAGGTCCCGTTGATGGGGGCCGACGGGTACTTCGCCTTGATCAACCAGACGGAGTTCGTCGGGAAGCATTACGGGCTGCACCCGTACCGCGTCCGGCACCTGCTGGATCGTTACGGCTCGCTGATCGGTGAGGTGCTCAAGATGGCGGAGGACAAGCCCGAGCTGCTGGCTCCGATCACCGATGCGCCGGTGTATCTCAAGGTCGAGGCCTACTACGCCGCCGCCGCTGAAGGGGCGCTGCATCTCGAGGACATTCTGGCCCGGCGGATGCGGATTGCCATCGAGTACCCGCACCGGGGCGTCGACTGTGCGCGTGAGGTCGCCGAAGTGGTTGCGCCCGTGCTGGGTTGGACCGCCGAGGACGTCGACCGTGAGGTCGCCACCTACATCGCCCGGGTGGAGGCCGAGGTGCTTTCCCAGACCCAGCCCGACGACGAGTCCGCCGATGCGTTGCGCCAGGCCGCGCCGGAGGCGCGCGCCGAGATTCTCGAACCCGTGCCGTTGAATTGA